From Anaerolineales bacterium, one genomic window encodes:
- the greA gene encoding transcription elongation factor GreA: MESHQEYYLTPNGAAKLRAELDELRGPKRKDLAKRLRFAIQQGDLSENADYIAAKEEQAFLEGRIQELEIILHDAIIIEQNTSKDTVEIGSTVRVVEDGREPETYRIVGVKETNPRQHMISYVSPIGEALIGKSVGDTATAETPGGKIKLKILSIQ, encoded by the coding sequence ATGGAATCGCACCAAGAATACTACCTCACACCGAACGGCGCGGCGAAGTTACGAGCGGAACTCGATGAATTACGCGGTCCGAAAAGAAAGGATCTCGCGAAAAGACTGCGGTTTGCGATCCAGCAAGGTGATCTTTCCGAAAACGCGGATTACATTGCGGCAAAGGAAGAGCAAGCGTTTCTTGAAGGCCGCATCCAGGAACTCGAAATCATCCTGCATGATGCGATCATCATCGAGCAAAATACTTCCAAGGATACGGTTGAAATCGGCAGCACGGTCCGCGTCGTCGAAGACGGCAGGGAGCCCGAAACTTACCGGATCGTTGGGGTGAAAGAAACAAATCCTCGGCAGCATATGATCTCCTATGTTTCACCGATCGGCGAAGCACTGATCGGGAAAAGCGTTGGCGACACTGCGACGGCAGAAACACCCGGCGGTAAGATCAAGCTGAAAATCCTGTCCATTCAATGA
- the dprA gene encoding DNA-processing protein DprA: protein MGEKKLYWVGFNLVSGIGPHRLRSLLDTCGDVELAWNADRQTLKSAGLGPKTIESFLEVRRRVDLESVWKDIQSRGLKVITWDCQQYPQRLREIDAPPPMLYTLGDFDTRDRWAAAVVGTRRMSPYGEAVTRDLGRTLAGSGVTVVSGLARGIDGVAHEAALDAGGRTIAVLGSGLDQIYPPEHRKLAQRIIENGAVISDYPLGTRPEAKNFPPRNRIISGLSMVVIVVEAGEGSGALITADFAAEQGRDVLAVPGDVHRNTSKGVNQLIQSGAQPMLSPQDVLEVLNMEIVTRQEAVSRALPEDKTERLILESLGSEPVHVDELKESCALPIARITAALAMLELKGRVRKLSGMQYVKIREARTAYLRD, encoded by the coding sequence ATGGGGGAGAAAAAACTGTATTGGGTCGGTTTCAACCTTGTCTCTGGTATCGGGCCCCATCGTCTGCGATCACTACTGGATACATGCGGAGACGTGGAGCTTGCCTGGAACGCAGATCGTCAGACGTTGAAATCCGCCGGTTTGGGACCGAAGACCATCGAATCGTTTTTAGAAGTACGCCGGCGTGTAGATTTGGAAAGCGTATGGAAGGATATCCAGTCCAGAGGATTGAAAGTCATAACCTGGGACTGCCAGCAATATCCGCAGCGATTGCGTGAAATCGATGCGCCTCCGCCGATGTTATACACTTTGGGCGATTTCGATACCCGGGATCGATGGGCGGCGGCGGTAGTCGGCACACGCAGGATGTCGCCGTACGGTGAGGCGGTCACACGCGATCTAGGCCGGACGCTCGCCGGAAGCGGCGTGACGGTGGTATCGGGTTTGGCGCGCGGCATCGATGGCGTCGCTCACGAAGCTGCGTTGGACGCGGGTGGGCGGACGATCGCGGTGCTGGGATCCGGATTGGATCAAATCTATCCACCCGAACATCGAAAACTGGCCCAAAGGATAATCGAAAATGGGGCCGTTATCAGCGATTATCCCCTCGGGACGCGGCCCGAAGCGAAGAATTTCCCGCCCCGCAATCGAATCATCAGCGGTCTCTCGATGGTCGTCATAGTCGTCGAAGCGGGAGAAGGGAGCGGTGCGTTGATCACGGCGGACTTCGCAGCAGAACAAGGACGAGACGTACTCGCAGTTCCGGGAGATGTTCATCGGAATACGAGCAAAGGTGTAAATCAGTTGATACAATCTGGTGCACAACCGATGCTCTCCCCTCAGGACGTGCTCGAAGTCCTGAATATGGAAATCGTTACCCGGCAGGAAGCTGTGTCGCGGGCATTGCCGGAAGATAAAACGGAGCGGTTGATCCTGGAATCTCTGGGAAGCGAACCCGTTCACGTGGACGAATTAAAGGAATCGTGTGCATTGCCAATTGCACGCATCACGGCCGCGTTGGCGATGCTGGAGCTAAAAGGACGCGTGCGAAAACTCAGTGGTATGCAATACGTGAAAATTCGAGAAGCGCGAACTGCATACCTGCGGGATTGA
- the alaS gene encoding alanine--tRNA ligase → MSKKRENKTPVKRTGAEIRQSFLDFFARHGHTIVPSASLVPGGDQTLLFTNAGMVQFKDVFLGSGTRPYVRAVDCQKCMRVAGKHNDLEDVGRDDTHHTFFEMLGNWSFGDYYKKDAITWAWELLTDVWGLPKDRLYATCFEDEMGEIPRDDEAAGIWLEQPGFPASHVLYFGREENFWEMADTGPCGPDSEIHFDRGPEYCNMRDVKGHECAVNGDCQRYLELWNLVFIQYNRISPHELEPLPAKHVDTGMGFERIVSVLQDVDSNYKTDLFTPLLDTVQRLTGDDEKTRHQNLTPYRVIADHGRAASFLIADGVVPGNVGRNYVCRMIIRRASRFGAMIGLDEPFLHEIAQTVIAHYGDFYPELERNKAAILQTLTDEERRFHRTIDVGVAHFMTLMEQAESSGSKVISGQSAFDLYATYGLPFEITRDLAEEHGFTTDEAGFYTAMEQHRLTSGDGSGKAHADENIDLYRQVLEDLRSAKVLGPAGVVYDPYDSIQTQGDVLALIRGDERVRSVHEGERVEVVLPETSFYVESGGQVTDTGEISAVNGASWEIEIERAREPVKGLILHEGNVVRGTPQVGDLARASVDGDRRLDIMRNHTATHLLHAALREVLGEHARQAGSLVAPDRLRFDFTHPEAMTADEIQLVQDKVSEAILANYKLTVVHKSREEAIDEGAMALFGETYGEVVRTVSIGENVRHSYELCGGTHVDETGIIGPFLILSEGSVAAGIRRIEAVTGRKAQSIIDERLRILQDVAAILDSPVEEIDTRIRNILAERDRLERERSTYQSQQAVEVFDSLEPQKYAGVLVLSAMIPDADAEILRQLTDRFRAKFDSGVALLGSIVDGRPILVAAVSEDLISRNLNASKLVKLAAKAIGGGGGGKATLAQAGGKDASKMPEALDVVPDWVESDLQ, encoded by the coding sequence ATGTCGAAAAAACGAGAAAATAAAACGCCCGTGAAGCGGACGGGCGCAGAGATCCGTCAATCCTTCCTGGATTTTTTCGCGCGGCACGGTCACACGATCGTCCCTTCCGCCTCTCTCGTTCCCGGCGGGGATCAAACCCTGCTCTTCACAAACGCCGGTATGGTGCAGTTTAAAGACGTGTTCCTCGGTTCCGGCACTCGCCCCTACGTTCGTGCCGTGGACTGTCAAAAATGCATGCGCGTCGCGGGCAAGCACAACGACCTGGAAGACGTCGGACGGGACGACACTCACCATACGTTCTTCGAAATGCTAGGCAACTGGTCCTTCGGTGATTACTACAAGAAGGACGCAATCACCTGGGCCTGGGAACTGCTCACGGATGTGTGGGGGCTGCCGAAAGATCGGCTGTACGCCACATGCTTCGAAGACGAAATGGGAGAGATTCCTCGCGACGACGAAGCGGCCGGCATCTGGCTCGAACAACCCGGTTTCCCAGCCAGCCACGTGCTTTATTTCGGCAGGGAGGAAAATTTCTGGGAGATGGCGGACACGGGACCTTGCGGCCCGGACAGCGAAATCCACTTCGATCGCGGTCCCGAATACTGCAACATGCGGGACGTGAAGGGTCACGAATGCGCAGTAAACGGTGACTGCCAGCGCTATCTGGAATTGTGGAACCTGGTGTTTATCCAGTACAACCGCATCAGCCCACACGAACTCGAACCGCTTCCCGCAAAACACGTCGACACCGGCATGGGCTTCGAACGCATCGTATCGGTTCTGCAGGACGTCGATTCCAATTACAAAACGGATCTGTTCACGCCGCTTCTGGACACCGTTCAACGACTGACCGGCGACGATGAGAAAACCCGGCATCAAAATCTGACTCCCTATCGCGTCATCGCCGATCACGGACGTGCGGCTTCGTTCCTGATTGCAGACGGCGTCGTCCCTGGAAATGTCGGGCGCAACTACGTCTGCCGCATGATCATCCGCCGCGCAAGCCGTTTCGGCGCAATGATCGGTCTCGACGAACCCTTCCTCCATGAAATTGCTCAGACGGTGATCGCACACTACGGCGATTTCTACCCGGAACTCGAGCGAAATAAGGCGGCCATTCTGCAAACCCTCACGGACGAAGAACGCCGTTTTCACCGCACGATCGATGTCGGCGTCGCCCACTTCATGACGTTGATGGAGCAAGCCGAATCATCCGGTTCGAAGGTCATTTCCGGTCAATCGGCTTTCGACCTGTACGCCACGTACGGCCTGCCTTTCGAGATCACGCGCGATCTCGCCGAAGAACACGGTTTTACGACCGACGAAGCGGGATTTTACACGGCGATGGAGCAACACCGCCTCACATCCGGAGATGGCAGCGGTAAAGCCCATGCAGACGAAAACATCGATCTCTACCGCCAGGTCCTGGAAGACCTGCGTTCTGCAAAGGTGTTGGGGCCGGCGGGGGTCGTTTACGACCCGTACGATTCGATTCAGACTCAGGGAGACGTCCTGGCGCTCATTCGAGGGGATGAACGCGTTCGATCCGTGCATGAAGGTGAACGAGTCGAGGTCGTGCTGCCAGAGACTTCTTTTTACGTCGAATCCGGCGGACAGGTGACCGACACGGGGGAAATATCCGCCGTCAACGGCGCCTCCTGGGAAATCGAAATCGAGCGCGCACGCGAACCCGTTAAAGGTCTGATTCTGCACGAGGGTAACGTCGTTCGCGGGACCCCGCAGGTCGGCGATCTTGCGCGGGCTTCGGTCGACGGGGATCGCCGCCTGGATATCATGCGCAATCACACGGCCACCCACCTGCTCCACGCCGCGCTGCGAGAAGTTCTCGGAGAGCATGCCCGCCAGGCCGGTTCGCTGGTGGCGCCCGACCGCCTGCGTTTCGATTTCACACATCCCGAAGCGATGACGGCTGATGAGATTCAATTGGTGCAGGACAAGGTCTCCGAGGCCATTTTAGCGAACTATAAACTGACGGTGGTGCATAAATCACGCGAGGAAGCGATAGACGAAGGCGCGATGGCGCTTTTCGGAGAAACATACGGCGAAGTCGTGCGCACGGTCAGCATCGGCGAAAACGTGCGCCATTCCTACGAATTATGCGGCGGCACACACGTCGACGAGACCGGAATCATCGGCCCCTTTCTGATCTTGAGCGAGGGAAGCGTTGCGGCCGGAATTCGCCGCATCGAGGCCGTCACCGGACGTAAAGCACAGTCCATCATCGACGAACGCCTGCGCATCCTGCAAGATGTCGCGGCCATCCTGGATTCACCCGTAGAAGAAATCGACACGCGGATTCGGAATATACTCGCCGAGCGCGATCGACTCGAGCGGGAACGTTCGACGTATCAGTCGCAGCAAGCGGTCGAAGTTTTCGATTCTCTCGAACCCCAGAAGTATGCCGGGGTGCTCGTGCTCAGCGCGATGATCCCCGACGCCGATGCCGAGATTCTGCGCCAGTTGACGGATCGGTTTCGCGCCAAATTCGATTCTGGTGTGGCCCTGCTCGGATCGATCGTAGATGGAAGGCCTATTCTCGTAGCCGCCGTGAGTGAAGACCTCATCTCGCGAAACCTGAACGCCTCGAAATTGGTGAAACTCGCTGCTAAAGCCATCGGCGGCGGCGGGGGCGGCAAAGCGACCCTGGCGCAGGCGGGCGGTAAAGATGCCTCTAAAATGCCCGAGGCTTTGGACGTAGTGCCCGATTGGGTGGAATCTGATCTCCAATGA
- a CDS encoding baseplate J/gp47 family protein, producing MKVHIVHLDLHDDYVSARDKLGWAKSPRVLIVWPKYGRILHRRLDLVLLQRFAAQHSLQIGLVTNDPGVLDHADVLAIPAFESVDAVTDAGWRRRARRRSKAAGPRPRKKEASIARLESTNDLADRPPSTPLKILRALLLVVVLVTLGGLAILIVSRAELIISPPIEAQTTNLLLHVDPALVVPEADGAIPGQILTVQVSDELRLPTSGEIALPATSARGFVTFTNLTSDTIEIPAGTGLRASAYEDQRFVTTENVSLPGEIGAQAEAAIEATTLGPAGNLPSGAIDAVEGTLGLQVEVNNIVYLSGGENEIHGAVAEADFKRLEDKLQENLEAQALQQLSALLHEQQILLSQSLRLTQVDQRTFDRALGDPADTLALSMDVEYSVFAYRNSDAQTAAERVLADQIPAGYAPVPHSFGFEVLEEGSQIRSDVVDLAARAWQDIYIPADKDMLREILRWERPARAVALVSQNIAVTEPPTLHLYPGWLPRIPFLPTRISIHYSWQVNS from the coding sequence GTGAAAGTCCATATCGTTCACCTCGATTTGCATGACGATTACGTGTCTGCCCGAGACAAGTTGGGCTGGGCGAAATCTCCGCGCGTGCTCATCGTCTGGCCAAAGTACGGGCGAATTCTCCACCGCAGGCTAGACCTGGTATTGCTGCAGCGTTTCGCGGCGCAGCACAGCCTGCAAATCGGTCTCGTAACAAACGACCCGGGTGTCCTCGATCATGCCGATGTTTTGGCGATTCCGGCTTTCGAGAGCGTCGATGCCGTGACGGATGCCGGCTGGCGCCGCAGGGCTCGCCGCCGTTCAAAAGCAGCAGGTCCACGCCCCAGGAAGAAAGAAGCCTCGATTGCGAGGCTCGAGTCGACCAACGACCTCGCAGACAGGCCGCCCTCCACACCACTTAAAATATTGCGTGCGCTCTTACTGGTCGTGGTTCTCGTTACGCTTGGCGGCTTGGCGATCCTCATCGTTTCTCGTGCGGAGCTGATCATCTCGCCGCCAATCGAAGCGCAGACCACCAACCTGCTTTTGCATGTCGATCCTGCATTGGTGGTGCCGGAAGCAGACGGCGCGATACCCGGCCAAATTCTCACCGTACAGGTTTCGGATGAACTGCGGCTGCCGACCAGCGGCGAAATTGCCCTGCCAGCCACTTCTGCACGGGGATTCGTCACCTTCACGAATCTGACTTCGGATACCATCGAAATCCCTGCAGGCACGGGGCTGCGCGCCAGCGCGTACGAGGATCAGCGCTTCGTCACGACGGAAAACGTGTCTCTGCCGGGTGAGATCGGCGCGCAGGCAGAGGCGGCCATCGAGGCCACCACATTGGGTCCGGCCGGCAATTTACCCTCCGGAGCGATCGACGCCGTGGAAGGCACGCTGGGACTGCAGGTAGAAGTCAACAACATCGTCTACCTCTCCGGCGGGGAAAACGAAATCCATGGAGCCGTCGCCGAAGCGGATTTCAAACGCCTGGAGGATAAACTTCAGGAGAATCTGGAAGCCCAGGCACTGCAGCAGCTCAGTGCGCTTTTACATGAGCAGCAGATCCTGCTTTCCCAATCGCTTCGACTCACGCAAGTCGACCAACGTACGTTCGATCGTGCACTCGGCGATCCGGCGGACACGCTTGCCTTGTCGATGGACGTCGAATACAGCGTTTTTGCGTACCGGAATTCGGATGCGCAAACTGCGGCGGAGCGAGTGCTTGCCGATCAGATACCTGCCGGATATGCGCCGGTTCCACACAGTTTCGGTTTCGAAGTCCTCGAAGAGGGTTCGCAAATCCGATCCGACGTCGTCGATCTCGCCGCACGCGCCTGGCAGGATATCTACATCCCTGCCGACAAGGACATGCTGCGTGAAATCCTTCGCTGGGAACGACCGGCGCGTGCGGTGGCGCTCGTCTCGCAGAACATCGCGGTCACGGAACCTCCGACGCTGCACCTCTATCCCGGATGGCTGCCGCGAATCCCGTTCCTCCCAACGCGAATCTCCATTCACTATTCTTGGCAGGTGAATTCATGA
- a CDS encoding SCP2 sterol-binding domain-containing protein: protein MKGTKMAYPFPSEEWLVALMDVLNSDSRYAEVAKNWEGDMVVVIEPNPKEEDPRLPITLYLDLWHGKCRKVRVIDPAQEEMPGAAFVLRSRIKDIMRIFQGDLDPMQAMLTRRLQVKGNLGYMLRNVPTVLDFVRCCREVEIAAEDES, encoded by the coding sequence GTGAAAGGGACGAAAATGGCCTATCCGTTCCCCAGTGAAGAATGGCTTGTCGCCTTGATGGATGTCCTTAATTCGGATTCGCGTTATGCGGAGGTGGCGAAGAATTGGGAGGGTGATATGGTCGTCGTCATCGAACCCAATCCGAAAGAAGAGGATCCGAGACTGCCGATCACGCTCTATCTCGATCTGTGGCATGGAAAATGCCGGAAAGTGCGTGTGATCGATCCGGCCCAAGAGGAAATGCCGGGCGCGGCGTTTGTGTTGAGATCCAGGATTAAAGACATCATGCGTATCTTCCAGGGCGATTTGGATCCGATGCAGGCCATGTTGACCCGCAGATTGCAGGTTAAGGGAAATCTTGGCTACATGCTGCGTAATGTGCCCACCGTGTTGGATTTTGTCCGTTGCTGCCGGGAAGTCGAGATCGCTGCGGAAGATGAATCATAA
- a CDS encoding sugar phosphate nucleotidyltransferase yields the protein MAEDFFAAIMAGGGGTRLWPLSRRDRPKQMLQIFGNETLFDVSVKRLQPLMDFDRIFVVTVEDQAKILSDQVPSLPADNFILEPCPRGTASVVGLAAIKLRKVNQDCVIAILTADHFIADKENFQELLRAARELALAGDLVTLGVTPRYPDTGYGYIHRGERRGVFNGFEAFRVEAFKEKPDVGLAEEYVDSGEYSWNSGMFVWKAESILAEIERQMPELFRGLEEIDRVLGTADEAETTERVWCQLESQTVDFGIMEGARNVSVIPADDLGWCDVGGWARMFEVKDQDEHGNVILAENCLTVDARNTLIYKDESAEAQRLIVALGTDALIVVDMGDVLLVCPKDRSEDVRKIVRMLEEKGMDRYL from the coding sequence ATGGCAGAAGACTTTTTTGCAGCGATCATGGCGGGCGGTGGCGGCACGCGGCTTTGGCCATTGTCCCGGCGAGACCGGCCAAAGCAGATGCTGCAGATATTTGGAAATGAGACATTGTTCGATGTATCGGTTAAACGTTTGCAGCCATTGATGGATTTCGATCGAATTTTCGTCGTCACGGTCGAGGATCAGGCTAAAATATTGTCCGATCAGGTTCCCTCCCTGCCGGCGGATAACTTCATCCTCGAGCCCTGCCCGCGAGGCACCGCCTCGGTCGTGGGGCTGGCTGCGATCAAGCTGAGAAAAGTAAATCAGGACTGCGTGATTGCCATCCTCACTGCAGATCACTTTATCGCAGACAAAGAAAATTTTCAGGAACTGCTTCGAGCCGCAAGAGAACTGGCGTTGGCGGGAGATCTTGTCACCTTGGGCGTCACGCCTCGATACCCGGATACAGGGTACGGCTATATCCATCGTGGAGAACGTCGCGGCGTGTTCAACGGATTCGAGGCGTTTCGCGTGGAGGCTTTTAAGGAAAAGCCGGACGTAGGTCTGGCCGAAGAATATGTAGACAGCGGCGAATACTCCTGGAATTCGGGGATGTTCGTCTGGAAAGCGGAAAGCATTCTGGCTGAAATCGAAAGACAGATGCCTGAGCTGTTCCGAGGATTGGAAGAGATCGATCGAGTATTGGGCACGGCAGACGAAGCGGAAACGACAGAAAGAGTCTGGTGCCAATTGGAAAGCCAGACGGTGGATTTTGGCATCATGGAAGGCGCCAGGAATGTGAGTGTCATTCCGGCAGATGATCTTGGTTGGTGCGACGTCGGTGGATGGGCGCGCATGTTCGAGGTGAAAGACCAGGACGAGCACGGAAACGTGATCCTGGCTGAGAATTGTTTGACGGTCGACGCCAGGAATACGTTGATCTACAAGGATGAAAGCGCCGAAGCGCAGCGCTTGATCGTCGCCTTGGGAACGGATGCATTGATCGTCGTGGATATGGGCGACGTGCTGCTGGTGTGCCCGAAAGATCGGTCCGAAGACGTTCGAAAAATCGTGCGTATGCTGGAAGAAAAGGGTATGGATCGATATCTATAG
- the topA gene encoding type I DNA topoisomerase — MKCKQKREITQAEPTFTATGTPATKGVCAVCGTGLYRMGKTPAHAGLTPPEGAVKTRRKKKKDKKRSGKLVIVESPAKARTISRFLGKDYKVMASIGHVRDLLRSQLSVDVEHDFKPKYRVPNEKREVVKELKSAAAGSKEVYLATDHDREGEAIAWHLLEAADIDRDNAKRVVFNEITEPAIKEAFEQPRDIAMDLVDAQQARRILDRLVGYNLSPLLWEKVRGRLSAGRVQSVALRLIVEREREIEKFVPQEYWTIDAEFLNEDKPPAFMARLVKHNGEKPEIGSNEEVQSIISDLRQATHQIGNVRRGQRTRRPSAPFTTSTMQQTASQRFGYTARRTMVIAQQLYEGVEFGDGERVGLITYMRTDSTQVSKQAQLEARKLIADQYGNEFLPEKPPVYRTRGRLAQEAHEAIRPTSVMRTPKSLKPYLTADQYKLYNLIWQRFVASQMKPAKYDTLTIEVVGRSPNNEYVFRVTASSLRFAGFLAVYSSGKNGDEHSEKDEAADEELVAQLAQLPNLQKGDPVKLLEVLPEQHFTQPPPRFSDATLVRALEEEGIGRPSTYAPIISTLRQRGYIVRESRRLMPTEIGEIVNDLIVAYFPNIVDPGFTARMEEQLDEIAGGKRDWVGVVRDFYEPFEKQLEAAEEAMPEIKTEPEEIGRNCPECGSPLVLRHGRYGKFIGCSNFPECRHTEPWLEKIGVTCPQCGGDLVARRTRKGRPFYGCANYPECDFTSWKRPIAPPCPNCGGLLVIENRHRARCTECEEQFDLSELQREEGESV; from the coding sequence GTGAAGTGTAAGCAGAAAAGAGAAATAACGCAGGCAGAACCGACCTTCACGGCAACGGGAACACCGGCGACCAAAGGCGTCTGCGCCGTGTGCGGCACCGGGCTTTACCGCATGGGAAAAACGCCTGCGCATGCCGGTCTCACCCCGCCAGAAGGTGCGGTGAAAACGAGGCGAAAAAAGAAGAAAGACAAAAAACGCAGCGGAAAGCTGGTGATCGTCGAATCGCCCGCAAAGGCGCGTACGATCAGCCGTTTTCTCGGCAAGGACTACAAGGTCATGGCATCGATCGGCCACGTGCGGGATTTGCTGCGTTCGCAGTTGTCTGTCGATGTGGAGCATGATTTCAAACCGAAATATCGTGTGCCCAACGAGAAACGCGAGGTGGTCAAGGAACTTAAATCGGCTGCTGCGGGCTCGAAAGAGGTGTACCTGGCAACGGATCACGATCGCGAGGGCGAAGCAATTGCGTGGCATTTGTTGGAAGCAGCCGACATCGACCGTGACAACGCCAAGCGTGTCGTTTTCAACGAAATAACGGAACCCGCGATCAAAGAAGCATTCGAGCAGCCGCGGGACATCGCGATGGACCTGGTCGACGCACAGCAAGCACGCCGAATTCTCGATCGCCTGGTCGGATACAATCTCAGCCCACTGTTGTGGGAAAAAGTCCGGGGACGATTATCTGCGGGCCGCGTGCAGTCCGTTGCGCTGCGTCTGATCGTCGAGCGGGAGCGCGAGATCGAGAAATTCGTGCCCCAGGAATATTGGACGATCGATGCGGAATTCCTGAACGAAGACAAGCCTCCTGCCTTCATGGCCAGACTCGTGAAACACAACGGGGAAAAACCGGAAATTGGGTCCAATGAGGAAGTGCAGTCGATCATCTCCGATCTGCGCCAGGCTACCCATCAGATTGGAAACGTCCGAAGGGGGCAGCGCACACGTCGGCCGTCGGCGCCCTTCACCACCTCCACGATGCAGCAGACCGCTTCGCAACGGTTCGGCTACACCGCACGCCGGACGATGGTCATCGCACAGCAATTGTACGAAGGCGTAGAATTCGGTGATGGTGAGCGGGTGGGCTTGATCACCTACATGCGTACAGATTCCACACAGGTTTCCAAACAAGCGCAGTTGGAGGCGAGAAAATTGATCGCCGACCAATATGGCAATGAGTTTTTACCCGAAAAACCGCCCGTCTACCGTACTCGCGGCCGGCTGGCGCAGGAAGCCCACGAGGCCATTCGCCCGACTTCCGTAATGCGTACGCCGAAATCACTCAAGCCGTACCTGACGGCGGATCAATACAAGTTGTACAACTTGATCTGGCAGAGATTTGTAGCTTCGCAGATGAAACCCGCAAAGTACGATACGTTGACGATCGAAGTTGTGGGGCGTTCACCGAACAATGAATATGTATTTCGCGTAACCGCATCGAGTCTGCGTTTCGCCGGCTTCCTGGCCGTATATTCGTCGGGAAAGAACGGGGATGAACATTCGGAGAAGGATGAAGCAGCGGATGAAGAGCTGGTCGCCCAGCTTGCTCAATTACCGAATTTACAAAAGGGCGACCCGGTCAAGCTTCTGGAAGTCCTGCCTGAGCAGCATTTCACGCAGCCACCGCCGCGCTTTTCGGATGCCACACTGGTCCGTGCGCTGGAAGAAGAAGGCATTGGCAGACCGTCCACGTATGCGCCAATTATCTCCACCCTACGCCAACGCGGGTACATCGTACGCGAAAGTCGTCGGTTGATGCCCACCGAAATCGGTGAAATCGTCAACGATTTGATCGTCGCATATTTTCCCAACATCGTCGACCCAGGTTTTACGGCTCGTATGGAAGAGCAGCTGGATGAAATTGCGGGAGGAAAGCGCGATTGGGTCGGCGTAGTGCGAGATTTCTATGAGCCCTTTGAGAAGCAGCTCGAGGCCGCTGAAGAAGCGATGCCGGAAATCAAGACAGAGCCGGAAGAAATCGGGCGGAATTGCCCGGAATGCGGCAGTCCGCTCGTCCTGCGGCACGGCCGCTATGGAAAATTCATCGGATGCTCCAATTTTCCCGAATGTCGGCATACCGAGCCGTGGCTGGAAAAGATAGGGGTGACGTGTCCGCAATGCGGTGGCGATCTCGTCGCCCGGCGGACGCGTAAGGGCCGTCCGTTCTACGGATGTGCCAATTATCCGGAATGCGACTTTACGTCCTGGAAACGGCCGATCGCTCCGCCGTGTCCCAATTGTGGCGGTTTGCTGGTGATCGAAAATCGACATCGGGCACGCTGCACGGAATGTGAAGAACAATTCGACCTATCCGAGTTACAGCGCGAAGAGGGCGAATCGGTATGA